From the Polaribacter huanghezhanensis genome, the window AATCCACCCATACTTCAATCCCTATATCTTGTTATTTCATAAGGGTTTTAGCCCTTTTTTGATAAAATAATATGTCTTTTTCAATGACCACCTCCCTACAGCGTATTCTTCTTTGTAATAGTGATACTTATCTATTAAAGCTTAATACCATTTTCATGTAGCAAAAAATGGTGAATTGATAAATGTATCGACATCTTTAGTCTAACATGATAATTCATGACAAACAAGAAATCTTTAATAAGAGAGTTTTTCAATAAACAGTCTTGAGTTTTCTGATTTAATAGAACGTAGGTACCTTTCAGTCATTAGAGTGGATGAATGTCCCAAAACATTCATGATGCTAATAATATCCGCATTTTGTTTGGCAAGTGTACAGGCGAATGTATGCCGAAAACGATGAATATGAAATTTCACTCCAGATAATCGTATATACTTATCTACCCAATGTTTTAAACCATGATCTGTGAATGCTCTGTCTTGTCTACTAGAGACAATCAAATGTTCACATTTTAACCGTCTTTTCTTACACAGCTTTAAATAGGATTTTAAGTTCATGAGTAGTGAATAGTGGAGTGGAATGAATCGACTCTTTCTTGATTTGGAAGTTTTACCATTGATAAATAAGGTTCGCTCTTCAAAATCTATATCATAGGTACGAAGCCCTAAGAGTTCTCCCCTACGGATTCCTGTATAGAGCAAAATGCTCACAATCACTAAATCACGTTTATACATAAATTCATCTTCTGAATTATTTAAGGCAATGGCTGAGATAATTTTTGATACTTCTGATTCATTTAAAGCCTTTTCATCTTCATAGGTCGGGTTGGGAGGTTTTACAATCTTTTTAGATAGAGAATATTTTTCTATATAATCATGTTCTTCCAACCATCTAAAAAACACCATCAGTTTATTGTAATAGGTACGAATGGTAGAAACTTTAAGTTCAATGCCATTACCCTTGGCTCTTTCCCCTAAACGTTTAAAGAACTCACTGACCATAAATGGCTTTATATCCTCGGGAGTTTCAACTTCAGGGATCAAATTTAAAAAATTGTTTAATACCTCTCTATACCCTATCATTGTCTTAGGACGTAATTTCTTGGAGTATTCACACTCTGTAAGATATCGTTCAAAGCAATTCCTTATTTTATTTGTTTGTTCAGCCATATTCTTATCAAACTATATCCGAAGCAAAAACCCAAGTCTTGCCTTTAGGTACAGGAAACCAGTGTGGCAGACTGTAAAAAAACCAGCCTAGGAATAAAATACAAACTATGATAGATAGTTCAAATTCCAATATTTCCTATTTTGCACAAGTAGATTTTAGGGACGATAATCGCCTATTCGGTATTAAGCAATTAGATCGTATGGTGGGAATGTACCTACTAGGAAAAACAGGGGCAGGAAAAACGAACGTTTTAGAGGTTCTACTACAGCAAGATTTTTATCATAATAGAGGCGTTTGTGTATTGGATGTCAATGGAGATTTGGTTAAAAAAATGAGAGAACAAATCCCAAAGCATCGGCAAAAGGATCTTATTTATTTAGATGCTTCTAATCCACATCAGGAATGGGGTTACAACCCCCTTAAAAAAGTAAGTTATCATCACAGGCATTTGATTGCCTCTCATATCATTGAAACTTTTCAGAAATTATGGGGACAACAGGCTTGGGGAGTTCGGCTAGAATTCATTCTTCGTAATGTGATATTAAGCTTGTTAGATTTACCCAAAACATCCTTTTCTGATATCACTAGAATTTTAACGGATGATGTCTTTAGAATGGGGTGCATGGAACATATTGTTTCTAAAGAAGTACAAGACTTTTGGAAACACCAATTCCCTAAGTTTTCTAAAGCGGATGTCCTGCCTGTGCTCAACAAGGTCGGAAGTTTTATGGCGATTCCTACGATAAAGAAAATACTAGTTGAGAACAAAAAACAATTGTCCATCAATCAGATTATCAATCAAGAGAAAATATTCTTGGTAAATCTATCCAAAGGAAGTTTGGGGGCTGATGCTTCTCATCTGTTAGGCTCCTTGCTTTTAAGTTCTTTGTCTTCTGCTGGATTTCATAGGGTGATGATTCCAGAGAAGAAACGTAAACCCTTTTTCATTTATCTTGATGAGTTCCATAATTTCACAACATTGTCGCTGGTCAATATGTTCTCTGAGCTTAGAAAATTTAGTATTGGTTTTGTAATTTCTCATCAATATTTAGGGCAAATTTCTCCAAAAATTAGAGATGCCGTACTTGGGAATGTCGCCAGTATCCTCTGTTTTCGTATTTCATATAATGATGCCAAGTATATGGCGCAAGAGTTCTATCCCACTTTTAAAGCCAATGATTTTATAAGTCTTGAAAACTATCATGTCTATTTACGGCTTTTGGTTGATGGTAAAATCTCACCTCCTTTCTCCGCTAAGACAATTCCTTTTGATTGGTTACAATTACCAAAAGGCTAGACTACATCAAATTATTGATTGCTTCATACTGATATGGAATAACCTTAAATTACATATCAAATGAAAACAAATACACTTTCTACCCAATTATTGGGTAGTTACGAAATAGAAATTCACTACAAACGCCCTTTGTTTAATAGTATGAAATCTATTAAAGGAATCGATGATGCAACAGCATGTTTCAAATCATTTATCCATCCATTACGTATGGATTTAAAAGAATTTTTTTTAGTAATGCTGCTAACCAATAGCAACCGATTGATTGGGTTTTCAGAAGTTGGGAGTGGAACCAGTACAGGTGTTATGGTCAATCTTAAAGAAATCTTTCAGTTAATCCTTAAAACCCATGCCACAGCTTTTATTGTTTGCCACAATCATCCTTCGGGGAAATTAATTATTTCTGAATCAGATAAAAAGCAAACTAAAAAACTACAACAAATCGCAAAAATCATGGAAGTAACTCTTTTAGACCATATCATTATCACTTCGGAGTCTTCTCTTTCTTTTTCTGGAGAAGGTATTCTTTAATTAGAAACTCCTAATTCATTATTACTCGCCCTAATCTTCTACCCTTTACAATGCCTAAAACCCCCATCACTTATTACGGCGGAAAAATCAATATGGTATCTACGATACTGCCATTAATTCCTAAACATAGGATATATACGGAAAGTTTTTTTGGAGGAGGCGCAATCTTCTTTGCAAAAGAACCATCCAAGGCGGAAGTAATCAATGACACCAATAACATGGTCGTAAACTTCTTTGAGGTGGTAAAAACAGATTTTGATAGACTCAAATTAAAAATTGAAGCTACCCTATTCTCAAGAGCCAGTTATACCGTTGCAAACATGATATACAAAATGCCACACTTGTTTGATAAAATACAACAAGCTTGGTCATTTTATATCGCTACCAACATGGGGTTTTCCTGTCAGATAGGTTCTTGGGGCTACGATAAGTATGGTAAACGAGTCAAAGCTTTTCAAAACAAAAAACTACTCTTTAATAAGGATATGTACAAACGTTTAGAAAATGCACAGATTGAGAATAATAATGCTTGCAAAGTAATCAGTAGTAGAGACACCGAAGATGCCTTTCATTATGTAGACCCACCATACATTGATGCTAATCAAGGGCATTATGGGGGCTATACTGAAAGCGATTACAAGCAATTGCTTGATACATTATCTAAACTCAAAGGAAAGTTTTTATTGAGTTCCTATCCTTCAAAATTATTGGATTCATATATCCAAAAAAACGGATGGCACACCAAAACTTTTGATAAGCCTTTATCTGCAAGAAAAGCGGTTGAAGGTAAATCGAGAGGACGAAAAATAGAAGTGTTAACAGCAAACTACTCGCTAAACGAGATTAAATAATACATCAAAATAGAATACTAATCTGTGCGATTCGCACTAAAAATTAAATACAAATGAATATTAAACAACGAAAATTAATACTCCACTTTTTAGAAATGTTGGAGAAACTAATGACGAATTCTTCAATGCCAAAATTGATTCCAGATTTGTCTGATTTACAAAATTTCTTAACAAGAGATGAACTGATTGAAATTGCTCTCTGGATATGTTTGGTTTGTGATAAGTCTTCACTTGCTAGAAAGAGTGATGCTAAACTTTTAAAACTTATTGGAAACAATCGTTTTATCCTATCCTATACGATCAAACAGTGGAAAGCAGGAATTACTGCAACACCTACCATGTCACAAGAAGAAGTGTATGAATTCTTTGACCATTTTCAGCTCGGTGCTCATTACTTACGTGATAAACCAGTAGAATATTGGGATGAATATGACCGAAGTAATTACTATTCCATTTTATTCAAACATGGAAAGACAAGAAGGGTGTTTGCCATATTCACTACTGATGTAGATGATAAGGACAAATATGCTGTAACTACAAAACCCTCTTTCTTTTTTGATACCAAACAAGAAGCAGAAATTGAACTGCTATCTATTATAGCTGAGAAAAAGTTTAAAAAAGAAGAGTTAAAGATTATGTCTTTATGGAAAATTAATTAAGTGTCGAGAATCGACAAACAATTTAATAATAACCCGTATCAAATAGATACACAAAACCCAAGTATTATGGAAACAAATAAAAAATCCTTAATGAAACATTTTGCAGCCGTTTTAAGAAAACGTGCTTTAGCAACAACAGAAATCAATGAGCCTGTGAACCCACAAATCTTAAAGTTCTTTACACGTAAAGACCTTATTCAGATTATTAACGATTCGCACAATGGTGCTATTCCTAAAGAACATAATCTTATGGAAATGGAAAACCAAGAATTACTTACCCTTATTGGGGATGATATGTTTATTATCTCATACATAACACGTAAGTGGTGCCGAGAGCCTCAAAAGGTAGATAAAGAAGTTTCTCAAATAGTAAAACTTCCTATGAACAAAAAACCTAAAAAGTAATTCTTATGAAAGATAACTATTTAGATTTCTTTGAGGATAAAGACAAAGCGATAGATCATGCATTATGGCTTAACTTTAAATACCGTATTGCCAATATTACATTTGGTGTTATTGCTGGACCTGATAACAATTGGGCGGTACTTGAAGAAGCTACTTCCAAGGAAATGGAAATGCCTTTTTTGAATGTTCTTCCGAATGATTACTCAAAAATGAGTTATCGAAACCTAAGACATATAAAAATGGATAGCAATCCTTTGCCTCATTTTGAAGAACTCTTTGGTGCTTTTTCTACGATGGATGGCGAACTACTGCGGTTTATTCTTCAAACTAAAATACCTCTCGAGAAAATTATCCGACATGAGTTGGCTAGTAGAGGGTTTGATAAAAATCATCGTTGGTGCGGATTTGATAAGGCTCAAAAGATTTGGCTTAAATAATTGAATATCAATTTAAAACATTTCATTACTATGGAATGTTTTTTTAAATTAGTAGCTCTAAAAAGAAAACTATGATTACTAAAAATTCTAAAATTTGGAAATATATTTCAAATCTTTTCCTATCGATTGACCAACTTGGAAATGCAATTGCTGGCGGTAACCCTGATAATACGATTTCTGCCAGAGTTGGTTACTACAATCATCATTATTACATTAGTAAGAAAGATGTGCCTTGGTATTGGTCTTTATTTGAAAAAATAATTGATGCGACTTTCCTTCCTGTTGATGGTAAAGATCATTGTCATGAAGCGTATCATAATGATGCAGGAGAAATTTTTGATAATCGAGTAACGGATGTTTTAATTACTATTGCTGCTGTAATTATTATTATAAGTTGTATACCTATAGCCTTAATTTTATATCTATCATCTGCAATACGGATTGTAAAAAGGAAAAAAATTGAACGTGATGATAATTTAAGAAAACGCTTCTTTTCTTCTACATCTCAATTGATCAGTTCACTCCAAGAAATCGAAGAACATGGTTTAGATTTTGATCTTCAGAAACCTAAACAAGAACTGAAAATACTTATTGAAAAAGTTGAAGACCTAAAAGAGAAATTTAAAATTTCTTAAATAACAAAAGCACTCAAATAATATTGAGTGCTCTTTAGCTACGCTATTTTCTTTTTATATCTACTCTATAAATCTAATGACTACTCCTTTAACATTTGCAAGGCCTTCTTGTAGGTTAATAATTGCATTACCTCCAATAGAAGCTGCTTTTTCTTTTAATGTTCGATAGATTTTCTTATCAGAACGAGATAAACCTACAACATATTTTGAAGTTGAAACAGTGCCAATTTCAATATATTTCCTTGTTGGTTGTTTAGAAATAAATACTTTAATGTCATCTGGGTTTGTTTTTGTAAAACTTTCTGTAGAAGTTTTGAGAATTGAGGATGTTTTACAAGCTTGGAAAGATGAAACTCCAATTAGTAGCGTACACGCTAAAAAAATCTTAAATACTGCTTTTTTCATAAAAATGGTTTTAATTGCCTTGACCCGAAAGACGTTGATTAATTATGAGTCAAGTCAAATATAGTAATAAAATCAATTGACACGACAATATTGTCGTGTTTGTTTTGTAAAATTACTTATACTTTCATTTACTTATAATAAGTACATTATTTATGAAGGAAAATGAAGTAGATTTATTTATTAATGATATTGGAAAGCGAATTCGTGAATTTCGTAAAAATCAAAAAATGACTCAATTAGATTTAGCCATAAAGTCTAATGTTGATGAACGTCAAATTCAGCGATTAGAATCTAGTCATACTTCAGCAACTCTTAAAACTTTATACAAAGTAATCAAAGGTTTAGAGACTGACTTTGAAACATTCTTTAAAGGAATATAAATTTAGATATTTTTAATTTAGTAGTATTTTTTATAGAATAGAATTAAATACAAATTCTTACATTTACTTTTACAAACATTAGACATCGTCCGTTTTTAGAACGTTTCCTTTATTTAACTTACTGGTTTTAAAATGTCAACTACAACTTGCTTTTTATAAGTACTAATTTGAAGCATTACATTACCGAGTAAGCTTGATTACAACCGCTTCTAAAGTATTTGAATCTTTAAATGCATTAATAACTACATCATGATAATTTTTCAATTCAGCTAAGAATTCGATTGAACCGTATTTACTAAAAACATCAAACATGGCAATAAGTAATTCTTCTATTGTGTGACCTCCATATTTTTTAACCAATTTATAGTGATCTGTAGATAATTTTTCCTTTCTGAGCATGACAAATGTAGGGCCAGATAATCTTATCCAAGTGACCATACACTCTCTATTATTCATTATCAAATTCCTTCCTTCGGGGTAAAATTTAATAAAAGAAGTAAGAAATTTTTGTCCATTTTCGCTTGTTGAAAGAACTCTTTTAAATTCACTTAGTCTTGGAATATCTTTAGCAATGAGAACTTTTATTAAATCAGTAGAAATAGGAAACTTTAGTTTTTTACCTATCTTAGTTTTTATATAGCCTATATCATTTGCATTTACATAAGTAAAAGATGGACTCGTTTTGTATGATTGACTATTTATACCAAGAATACCTCCATCAGGAGTTAAAAGTGCTGATCCAGAATCACCTTGTTCAGCAAAAATATATAAATTTTCTTCCAAGCCAACTACTGAAACAACTGTATGGAATTTTGTATCAGGTATAAAGCTACCTAATCTTCGAACTGTCCCTAAGGTTAATCGAGTAGTGCGTCCGTATTTTAAAACTGATTGTCCCAGGTAAGTCCCAGGGGTCCTATCGTTCAAAAGAAATAGAATATTTTCACCAACCAATTGATTATTTGCTTTTATATCTTCGTTCAGTTTGCATAGAGCAATATCCAGTTGAGCTCTATTTGGTGAACCTGGGATAAGTTCGTAATCCCTAAATATGACTTCTGCGATAGAAGGACTATCATCATAATCATAAGGTTGATAAACTTTATTATAATCTTCATTTGGAAGCACATGCTTACATGTCAGGAAACCAAGATTATCAGAGCTACTTTCTTCGGAAAAACCAAAGACCCCTGCTGTTCCTTTCCCACTTTGGTTGTCAGTTATCTGACAACCACTTAACATAGGTCTATAATTATTTTGGTCCGGGCTGATTTTGGGATCTTCCATCCCATTTTCGTTATAAAGATCGGTTAAGTTGGCAAAATAAATTTCTTCAACAATATCTACTGGAATATCTTCGATGATAATCGGTAAAACCTGAGAGGGTTCAAGTTCGATTATATCTTTTTTTTTCTTTACCTCTATGTAAATACATGCCTCACCTAGTTTGGAAACTCCACGTTTCTCTCTAAACCCAATTCCTATAGTCAGTACACAATCAAATTGCCTAATTTTAGCTTCATTTCTTGACAAAACTTCCATCATGTATTGAGTCCTCTCTATTAACTTAACTTTTGTTAGCGAATTGTCCATGTATAAATTTAAAAAAAAAATTAACCTTGTATAAAATTAACAAACACTTGGTTTTTTTGACTATTAAATACTGTTTTGTTATTTAAAGTTACATTCACCACAACCTCTTTTACCAGGTATCCAAAAAATATAGTATCTACATTCTCCTTTTCTTTTGCCCCAACCCCAAAATTTCGCACCTATAGTAACCTTTTTAAAATAATCATCTTCCCAAAAAATGAATTTTTCATCATCTGATTGAATAAAAGTTTCAGTTCTTTTCCCCATATTAATTGTATTTAATTTATTAGTAAATTATTATTCGATTTATGTAGTGGAATTAACCCTAAATAATATGTGTTTTAATACTAGAGGCAAATTGGTTAATCCCCTTTCTTATGCTTGTGTGGCTTTAGCGATGGCGTATTTCCCGGAGTTTTCTTATTATCTCGTTGACGTCTGTCTGGTTTTCCGGTTGAATCGGCTGTTCTTTTAGGTCCTGGTTTAATTCCCATAATTTTTTTATTAAAATTTATACTACAATTTAATTAATTTTTCTCTAAACTTCAGCAAAGTTTCTTAACAATTCAATAGCTTAAGACATAACAAGTACAAGTTACTTTATTTGAATATTTTTAATCTGTTTATAGTAATGAAGCCAAAGAAGGTATCTTCTTTGCAATTTGAACAGCAATTTCTCCAAGTTCTAAAATTTGTTCTTTTAATTTTGCCTGCGTTTCATTTGTTGCTGAAGCTTCTTCTACCACTGCTATTAATTGGGCATATACTTCCATATCGGTAGTGTCTGGTGTTATACTATCTATTTCTTCTTTAGATAGCCCATGTAGTTTTTCAATTTCATTTTTATACAAACCAATAAATGCTGCTCTATTTTGTTTTGCTCTTTGTGCTAATCTTTCTTTATACGTTAAGGACATAGTTTTTTATTTTTTAAATAGTTTATTAAATTTTTCTTGCACTTCTTTCATTTTTTTTTCAACAGTATCAATATCTACTTTTTTAACATCTTTCAATATTTTATCTACACCTACTGCATAATCGGATAGTTTTTGGGCTGTTTCAGTTCTTAAATTTTCTAAACCAAATTTATTTAAGATTTCCTCTTGTGCATCATGCACTTTACGTACAGAAGCTAAATGGCCAATTACTATAGAGTTTGCATAGATAATTTGATTATAGGATCTATCAATAGCTGCCATTACCTCTAATTCTTGTTTTTCTATAGGTATTAAAAGTATTTTACGATATACTTCAACTTCGTTATAAACCACAGAAACGAAATCTTTCATAAGACCAATTGCTTGCTTTTGTTTGGGGTAATCAGTGCTGTTTTTGGCTGCATCAATTATAGCTCCTGTCATTGATTCAAACTTACCTGAATTTGCATCTGCAAAATCTGCTTCTAATAGCTTTCCAATTTGATAAGGTGCATATACATCATCTACAAATGTATTTACATCTTTCTTCATTCTAGTAAATAGAATAGTTGCCAAATCTTTGTGCGATTTGTAAACCGTTACTATATCTCTGCCCACGGTTGCTGATAATTCTACAGATTCTTTAGGTACAACAGCACAGGATGTTATAAGTGCTATAACGACTAAAAATAGGATACATTTAATTTTCATAGTAGTTAGTTTTGGTATTTGATAAGTTTTTCTACAATAGTATCTAATTCTTTATCTATACTTTCAATTGAGACAAACGATAAGCCGTCCTCGTTTAATTTTTGTAAATTCTCAATGGACGCATTATCCATTTCAGTATCCGCTGTTATTATTTTAGGTTCAAGTCGGTGATAATCTTTTTGGTCTTGTTCTTCTAATGTTCCAAATATTTGTGTTAAATGATAATGTACAGTTTTAGAATTACCAGACATCATGATTTCTATAATAGGTTTAATCCACCCAATTGCTCCCCAATCTTTGGCCTTCTTATATTCGTAACCTTTGCTTACACTACCTGTCCCAATAGATACAATCATCATGTTTTTAGCAGAAGGTGTGTTCTCTATATTTTCAAAATTCATAGACCTAACTTCTGAGTAGGCTACCAATGAAGGGTTGTTTACAAAAACACCACCATCTATTAAAGGATAAGGAGTACCTATTTCGTTTTTAATAAGAGCAGTTTGAAAGTAGGTTGGGGCAGCCGATGTAGCTCTTGCAACATCTTTAATTTTAAAATTATAAATTTCATTATTAGATTTGTGTTGCTTAAAAAAATGAGGTTTACCATTTCTTATATCGTAAGAACTAATTATACAAGGTTTTAATAAATTTGATAATTTCAATTCTTCAAATGTATCATCAAGTGCTCCTTCAAGTTCAGAAGCGTTATATTTTTCATCTGTTATACCTTTCCCGCTTTTTATTTTTTGCCAATTACTAACATTAAATATCTCATTTCCCCTATTTAAATAGATATTTACCGCTTCTTGAGCAGTTAATTTGGGTCGGTTTTCTTCATTAGGTGTAAGATAAGCTAAGGCCAATATTCCACCAGTACTTGTACCTGCCATAAAATCAAACATATCAGATAGTTTAACATTTGGGTCTCCTGTTCTCTTTTGAAGTTTTTGCTCAATTTGGGTTAAAACAATACCTGGTAAAATACCTCGTATCCCTCCACCATCGATAGATAGAATTCTAATTTTTTTCATATTCTTTTAATTTCAGCAAACACTTTTTTCAATCTAAATAACAACTCAATAAAAAATAAATATAAACCTTATTCAAATTAAATTATTACGGTAAAACCGTAATAATTAGTGCGATAAAAACCTCAATCTAAAGAAAACTAAAGAATTGTTTTTGTGCTCATTTTTATAAAAAGCGGTAAATACAGCAGAATTCCAACTATTGAAAAAAGTAGCCCTCCAATTGACCCAGCAGCAAACGAAAACCAAAAGACCTCTTTTTGTCCTTCCCAAACAAAAGGAATTAATCCAACTATTGTTGTGATTATAGTTAGCATGATTGGTGTTATTTTAGAATTAAAGGCTTTAAAATAACATTTTTGAACACTTAATAAAGGGTGTCCTTTTTTTATGTTATTAAAATCATTGATAATGTACAATGCAGAATTCACACTAATCCCTGATAATAAAATAAAAGATGCATAACCACCTTGATCAAAGTTGATGTCAAAAAAATAAAAAGTTAAAAATACACCTATAAACGAAATAGGAATCATGCTTATTATAGCAAAAGGTTGTCTAAGTGATTCTAATAAAATAGCACAGATAAAAAATATAATTCCAATAATGACAAAAATATAATAATATTGAGCTTTATCTTTCTTATTCCATCTATCTAAATAACTTGGATTATAAATTCTATAACCAATAGGTAAACTTTTTTTAAATTCTAGCTCTCTGTTTTCTTTAAATTTTCTCGCCAAAGGACTTGAACCAATAAAATTATAGGCAACCGTTAAACTATATTGTTGATTTCTTTTTTTAATTGTATTTCCTGTTTTCCTTTTTTCTATTGATGCTAACTCGTTTAATTTATATTGATTTCCATTAACAACTAATGGTGTGTGTTTTAAATCCCAAACATTAAAATTGAGGTATTTGTCAGATACTATTTTTACTTTTTGTAGTTCATCATCTGCAACAATGGATTTTATTTCCCCAATATGAAGCTTATTTTCTAACATTGAATATAAAGCAGATTGTGAAATGTTTGCCAGACTCAATAATTCTGAATTAAAATCTAAATAATACTCGAATAAGGAAGATCTACCCCATCTATCACTTGAGATTTCTACTTTTTTTACTCGGTCATTCGCTTCTTTTAAAATATTCTTTTTCAGTTGTTCTGCATAAGTATACAGTTGATCATAATTATATCCTTCAAGTGTAATTTGATCTCCAAAACCTCCAGTTCCTAAAGCATTCGAGAACCCTCGACCTACTCCAGAAATAAACCAATCCAAACCTCCCAAGCTAATCGCTTTCGTTTCTAATAAACTTTTTAGAGTATGAGGAAAAGAGCCAAACTCATAGGCTTCTTTAAAATAGATTTGAATTACAGAATTACGATAACTAGTTATACTTGTTTCAAATAGATTTACTTCATCAAAAGAAGAGATATATTGCTCCATTTTTTGCACTACCTCATTTAGTTGTTCAATAGTAGAACCTTCAGGCATGACCCCTCTAACGGTTAATGAGGTTCTTTCTGGCTCAGCATAATATGAGTTTTCAAAAACATTGTCTGTAAATAAACGTAATGCTCCTCCGGTTATCTTTTCTAATGTGGGTTTTACCTCATCAGTAAACCAACCTGAACCCAATGTCTTATTATAGATTTTTCCTAATTCATTAGGGTTTTCTATTTCTTCAGGTGATAAATGAAAAGGCAATCCAAAACCTAAAATAAATAATAAAATAAAACCCCATTTAACAATCGGTTTCTTACAAAAAGAAATCAAAGAGGTATATCTTTTTGTGAAGTTAATTATTATTTTTCCCTTTTTCAAGGAAGGTCGTTTTTGCTTTTCTTTTAAATTTAATTTTTCTAATAAAGCAGGAACAAAATAAAAAGAGACTGCTAATGAAACACCAATATTTATTGCAATAACGATAGCAAAATCCCAAAGATTGATACGTTGACTTTCTTCTAATAAAAAGATAACTAATACAGAACCTATCGTTGTTAATGTTGCTGCTAAAATAGCTAAAAAGGCTTTTCTGTTTTTCTTAGTTAACAAATGATCCATCATAATGATACAATTGTCTATAATAATTCCGAACGAGATCGTAATTCCTGCTAAAGAATATAGTTGCAACTCAACACCCAATGCAACATAAAAGATAATAGCGATTAAAAGATTTACAAGGATACTTGTAAATAAAACAAAAAGGTACTTGAAATTTCTATAAACAATAATTGTAAGAATTAATAAAACTAGTAATGAAAGAAATGCTCTTTTTTTTATTTTATTTAATTCGGTCACTAAAAACTCACTACTGTCTTTGGTGAGTTTTATATAATATCCTTTTGAAATTTCTTTTTGTAATTCCTCTATATTTTGTTTTACTTGTTTTGATAAACGAATTGTATTAACTCCTTTACTTGGGTAAATTGCGAAATTTAAAGTGTTTAAACCGTTTATCCGATAATATGCATTTACTTTCCCTTCTTTGAAGCGTATTTTCGCA encodes:
- a CDS encoding helix-turn-helix domain-containing protein, which translates into the protein MKENEVDLFINDIGKRIREFRKNQKMTQLDLAIKSNVDERQIQRLESSHTSATLKTLYKVIKGLETDFETFFKGI
- a CDS encoding patatin-like phospholipase family protein, with product MKKIRILSIDGGGIRGILPGIVLTQIEQKLQKRTGDPNVKLSDMFDFMAGTSTGGILALAYLTPNEENRPKLTAQEAVNIYLNRGNEIFNVSNWQKIKSGKGITDEKYNASELEGALDDTFEELKLSNLLKPCIISSYDIRNGKPHFFKQHKSNNEIYNFKIKDVARATSAAPTYFQTALIKNEIGTPYPLIDGGVFVNNPSLVAYSEVRSMNFENIENTPSAKNMMIVSIGTGSVSKGYEYKKAKDWGAIGWIKPIIEIMMSGNSKTVHYHLTQIFGTLEEQDQKDYHRLEPKIITADTEMDNASIENLQKLNEDGLSFVSIESIDKELDTIVEKLIKYQN
- a CDS encoding tyrosine-type recombinase/integrase, which produces MAEQTNKIRNCFERYLTECEYSKKLRPKTMIGYREVLNNFLNLIPEVETPEDIKPFMVSEFFKRLGERAKGNGIELKVSTIRTYYNKLMVFFRWLEEHDYIEKYSLSKKIVKPPNPTYEDEKALNESEVSKIISAIALNNSEDEFMYKRDLVIVSILLYTGIRRGELLGLRTYDIDFEERTLFINGKTSKSRKSRFIPLHYSLLMNLKSYLKLCKKRRLKCEHLIVSSRQDRAFTDHGLKHWVDKYIRLSGVKFHIHRFRHTFACTLAKQNADIISIMNVLGHSSTLMTERYLRSIKSENSRLFIEKLSY
- a CDS encoding JAB domain-containing protein, whose translation is MKTNTLSTQLLGSYEIEIHYKRPLFNSMKSIKGIDDATACFKSFIHPLRMDLKEFFLVMLLTNSNRLIGFSEVGSGTSTGVMVNLKEIFQLILKTHATAFIVCHNHPSGKLIISESDKKQTKKLQQIAKIMEVTLLDHIIITSESSLSFSGEGIL
- a CDS encoding DNA adenine methylase — protein: MPKTPITYYGGKINMVSTILPLIPKHRIYTESFFGGGAIFFAKEPSKAEVINDTNNMVVNFFEVVKTDFDRLKLKIEATLFSRASYTVANMIYKMPHLFDKIQQAWSFYIATNMGFSCQIGSWGYDKYGKRVKAFQNKKLLFNKDMYKRLENAQIENNNACKVISSRDTEDAFHYVDPPYIDANQGHYGGYTESDYKQLLDTLSKLKGKFLLSSYPSKLLDSYIQKNGWHTKTFDKPLSARKAVEGKSRGRKIEVLTANYSLNEIK
- a CDS encoding type IV secretory system conjugative DNA transfer family protein; this encodes MIDSSNSNISYFAQVDFRDDNRLFGIKQLDRMVGMYLLGKTGAGKTNVLEVLLQQDFYHNRGVCVLDVNGDLVKKMREQIPKHRQKDLIYLDASNPHQEWGYNPLKKVSYHHRHLIASHIIETFQKLWGQQAWGVRLEFILRNVILSLLDLPKTSFSDITRILTDDVFRMGCMEHIVSKEVQDFWKHQFPKFSKADVLPVLNKVGSFMAIPTIKKILVENKKQLSINQIINQEKIFLVNLSKGSLGADASHLLGSLLLSSLSSAGFHRVMIPEKKRKPFFIYLDEFHNFTTLSLVNMFSELRKFSIGFVISHQYLGQISPKIRDAVLGNVASILCFRISYNDAKYMAQEFYPTFKANDFISLENYHVYLRLLVDGKISPPFSAKTIPFDWLQLPKG